Proteins from one Nitrospirota bacterium genomic window:
- a CDS encoding chemotaxis protein CheW gives MSAVIESSGSRGELKGAAGDDILQLVTFTLGNEDYAVDILKVQEINRMKEITRVPNSPPYVEGVINLRGKVIPVVNLRAKFGLPQKDSDEQARIMIMDIQGITMGLVVDAVSEVLRIPASTVEPTPPMASHISSEFIRGIAKLDERLIILLDMDRLLGRAEGTAMIESSARAIE, from the coding sequence ATGAGTGCAGTCATAGAGTCGTCCGGATCGAGAGGTGAGCTGAAGGGCGCAGCAGGAGACGATATCCTGCAGCTCGTGACGTTCACCCTGGGGAACGAGGACTACGCGGTGGATATCCTGAAGGTGCAGGAGATCAACCGTATGAAAGAGATCACCCGTGTTCCGAACTCTCCGCCGTATGTCGAGGGAGTCATCAACCTGCGGGGGAAGGTCATTCCCGTCGTCAATCTCAGGGCGAAGTTCGGTCTTCCGCAGAAGGACAGCGACGAGCAGGCGCGCATCATGATTATGGACATCCAGGGGATCACCATGGGCCTGGTGGTCGATGCCGTCTCGGAGGTGCTGAGAATTCCCGCTTCGACGGTCGAGCCGACCCCGCCGATGGCATCCCACATCAGCTCGGAGTTCATCAGGGGCATCGCGAAGCTCGACGAGCGCCTTATCATTCTTCTCGATATGGACCGCTTGCTGGGCAGGGCCGAAGGCACTGCAATGATTGAATCATCGGCAAGGGCGATAGAGTGA
- a CDS encoding type 1 glutamine amidotransferase, translating to MSVLICKNISIEGPGTIEAFLRAKAIPYTTVDLSEGEDLSSGERYDSLVMMGGPMSVNEDDRYPYIKEEMALARDFAVRGKPVLGICLGAQIMAKALGAPVYKGKEKEIGWYDIELAEGGLRDPLMRRLATHPQAGDLWKRFKVFHWHGETFDIPAGAVRLAGSALFPNQAFRYGARAYAFQFHIEVTKEMIYDWLKDEAVDLAAIRDSTEKAYEVYSGRARQFYEAFFQ from the coding sequence ATGTCTGTCCTGATCTGCAAGAACATATCGATCGAGGGCCCCGGAACCATCGAGGCCTTCCTCAGGGCGAAGGCGATCCCCTACACGACCGTCGATTTGTCGGAGGGAGAGGACCTCTCTTCCGGGGAACGGTATGACAGCCTCGTCATGATGGGCGGCCCCATGAGCGTGAACGAGGACGACCGTTATCCCTATATCAAGGAAGAGATGGCGCTGGCGCGGGACTTTGCCGTCCGGGGCAAGCCTGTGCTCGGCATCTGCCTCGGCGCGCAGATCATGGCGAAGGCGCTCGGCGCACCCGTGTATAAGGGTAAAGAAAAGGAGATCGGCTGGTACGATATCGAGCTCGCCGAAGGCGGCCTCCGCGACCCCCTCATGAGAAGGCTCGCGACCCATCCGCAGGCAGGGGACCTCTGGAAGAGGTTCAAGGTGTTTCACTGGCACGGCGAGACCTTCGATATCCCCGCAGGCGCGGTCCGGCTCGCCGGCTCGGCGCTCTTCCCGAACCAGGCCTTCAGGTACGGCGCACGGGCGTACGCCTTCCAGTTCCATATCGAAGTGACGAAAGAGATGATCTATGACTGGCTCAAAGACGAAGCGGTCGATCTCGCCGCGATACGGGATTCCACGGAAAAGGCCTACGAGGTATACAGCGGCAGGGCGAGGCAGTTTTACGAGGCGTTCTTTCAGTAG
- a CDS encoding methyl-accepting chemotaxis protein, with the protein MSVKRLLILVGAVNAAVLGIILALFIGHNSSAHKRLEKMIDVDQALLLNLNEMHIDGIQTEQATRNVLINPNDEKAKENYRKAHEEFIKANDGAIGLAEGKMQEQLKAIRTAWDGAHTLKTEVQELAVAGRKEEAVSVLVQKETPKWRDIKAAIVQLSKDQKATFKRSEEEAARADRRGTALLVTVIVLSLLGFTAFLFIINKTMQRNMAQALECFTALERGELKAENRIEDDRNFLKDIYNKILSALRDTIVRITSVAQNVKQDADVLMEKVDAIDSGSKEQLSQVDHIASATSEMSQTIIDVAKNASYASEGAKEATGIAQKGKDTVKKAVDAMIGIAESVKQSSRTIEDLGASSKEIGEIVAVINDIADQTNLLALNAAIEAARAGEQGRGFAVVADEVRKLAERTSKATGEIADKINAIQAQSQASVEAMGKCTTDAEGGVSLAEEALRALDEIVGSTQKAMDMIQRIAAATEEQSSASEEIAQNMERITELVNTTGRMIEEARHIMGRLHTQERELNQSIGWFRV; encoded by the coding sequence ATGAGCGTCAAACGGCTTCTGATACTGGTGGGTGCAGTGAATGCCGCTGTCCTGGGGATCATCCTTGCGCTGTTCATCGGCCACAACAGCAGCGCGCACAAGCGGCTCGAGAAGATGATCGATGTCGATCAGGCGCTGCTCCTCAATCTGAACGAAATGCATATCGACGGCATCCAGACGGAGCAGGCGACGCGCAATGTGCTGATCAATCCGAATGATGAGAAGGCGAAGGAGAACTATAGGAAGGCCCATGAGGAATTCATAAAGGCGAATGACGGAGCGATCGGGCTGGCCGAGGGGAAGATGCAGGAACAGCTCAAGGCGATCCGTACCGCCTGGGATGGAGCGCATACCCTGAAGACCGAGGTCCAGGAGCTCGCAGTGGCGGGAAGGAAGGAGGAAGCGGTCAGTGTGCTGGTCCAGAAGGAGACGCCCAAGTGGAGGGATATCAAGGCAGCCATCGTGCAGCTGAGCAAAGACCAGAAGGCGACCTTCAAGAGGAGCGAGGAGGAAGCGGCCCGGGCCGACCGGCGGGGAACGGCGCTGCTCGTCACCGTCATTGTGCTCTCGCTTTTAGGATTCACGGCGTTTCTCTTCATCATCAATAAGACCATGCAGAGGAATATGGCGCAGGCCCTGGAGTGCTTCACCGCGCTCGAGCGCGGTGAGCTGAAAGCGGAGAACAGGATCGAGGACGACAGGAACTTCCTCAAGGATATCTACAATAAGATCCTGTCGGCCCTGCGGGATACCATCGTGCGCATCACCTCGGTCGCGCAGAACGTGAAGCAGGACGCCGATGTGCTGATGGAAAAGGTGGACGCCATCGACTCGGGCTCCAAGGAGCAGCTCTCGCAGGTCGACCACATCGCCTCGGCAACCTCCGAGATGTCGCAGACGATCATCGATGTGGCGAAGAACGCCTCGTATGCGTCGGAGGGCGCAAAGGAGGCGACCGGCATAGCGCAGAAAGGAAAGGACACGGTCAAGAAGGCCGTCGATGCCATGATCGGCATCGCTGAATCCGTAAAGCAGTCGTCGCGGACGATCGAGGACCTGGGCGCCAGCTCCAAGGAGATAGGCGAGATCGTGGCGGTCATCAACGATATAGCGGACCAGACGAACCTCCTCGCCCTGAACGCGGCGATCGAGGCTGCCAGGGCAGGGGAGCAGGGCAGGGGCTTTGCCGTGGTCGCCGATGAGGTCAGAAAGCTCGCCGAACGCACCTCGAAGGCTACCGGGGAGATTGCCGACAAGATCAACGCGATTCAGGCACAGTCCCAGGCCTCGGTCGAGGCGATGGGGAAGTGCACGACGGATGCGGAGGGCGGCGTCAGCCTCGCTGAAGAGGCGCTCCGGGCGCTCGATGAGATCGTCGGCTCTACCCAGAAGGCGATGGACATGATCCAGAGGATCGCGGCAGCGACCGAGGAGCAGTCGTCGGCTTCCGAGGAGATCGCCCAGAACATGGAGCGGATAACGGAACTCGTCAACACGACGGGAAGGATGATCGAAGAGGCCCGGCATATCATGGGACGGCTCCACACGCAGGAGCGGGAGCTGAACCAGAGCATAGGCTGGTTCAGGGTGTAA
- the glnA gene encoding type I glutamate--ammonia ligase, giving the protein MTPKDVLKMAQENKAVMANFKFLDFPGIWQHFAVPISELTEAVFEEGLGFDGSSIRGWQAINTSDMLIIPDAATAFMDPFMEYPTISLVCNIVDPITKEFYTRDPRYIAQKAEAYLKSTGIGDTAYFGPEAEFFIFDDVMFDQNAHSGYYFIDSVEGIWNSGRDEKPNLAYKPRHKEGYFPVPPTDSQVNLRTEMVMEMLKCGIYVEREHHEVATAGQAEIDMRFDSLVKMADKNMLFKYIIKNVARRHGKTVTFMPKPLFGDNGSGMHVHQSLWKNGKPLFAGNGYAGLSEMALYYIGGVLKHAKSLAALTNPTTNSYKRLTPGFEAPVNLAYSARNRSASIRIPTYSASPKAKRVEVRFPDPSCNTYLAFAAMMMAGLDGIENKIHPGDPLDKDIYELGPEELASVPTMPGSLEEALSHLEEDHEYLLKGNVFTQDAIDTWIAYKRTREVDQLRLRPHPYEFFLYFDI; this is encoded by the coding sequence ATGACACCGAAGGACGTACTCAAGATGGCCCAGGAGAACAAGGCCGTCATGGCGAATTTCAAGTTTCTCGATTTCCCCGGCATCTGGCAGCACTTTGCGGTACCCATTTCCGAACTGACCGAGGCGGTGTTCGAAGAAGGCCTCGGCTTCGACGGCTCTTCGATCAGGGGATGGCAGGCGATCAACACGTCGGACATGCTGATCATTCCCGATGCGGCGACCGCCTTCATGGACCCCTTCATGGAATATCCGACGATCAGCCTCGTCTGCAACATCGTCGATCCTATCACCAAGGAGTTTTACACGAGGGATCCCCGCTACATTGCGCAGAAGGCCGAGGCGTATCTCAAATCCACCGGCATCGGCGACACCGCCTACTTCGGCCCCGAGGCAGAATTCTTCATCTTCGATGATGTCATGTTCGACCAGAACGCCCACAGCGGCTACTACTTCATCGACTCCGTCGAGGGCATCTGGAATTCGGGCCGCGATGAGAAGCCCAATCTCGCCTACAAGCCGCGCCACAAGGAGGGCTACTTCCCGGTGCCGCCCACCGACAGCCAGGTGAACCTCAGGACCGAGATGGTAATGGAGATGCTGAAGTGCGGCATCTACGTAGAGCGGGAGCACCACGAAGTCGCCACCGCGGGCCAGGCCGAGATCGACATGCGGTTCGACTCGCTCGTGAAGATGGCCGACAAGAACATGCTCTTCAAATACATCATCAAGAACGTCGCCCGGAGGCACGGCAAGACCGTCACCTTCATGCCGAAGCCGCTCTTCGGGGATAACGGGTCGGGCATGCATGTCCACCAGAGCCTCTGGAAGAACGGCAAGCCCCTCTTCGCCGGCAACGGCTACGCAGGGCTGAGCGAGATGGCGCTCTACTACATCGGCGGCGTCCTGAAACACGCAAAGTCCCTTGCGGCGCTCACGAACCCGACCACGAACTCCTACAAGCGGCTGACCCCGGGCTTCGAGGCGCCGGTCAACCTCGCGTACTCCGCACGGAACCGCTCCGCTTCGATCAGGATCCCCACCTATTCGGCGAGTCCGAAGGCGAAGAGAGTCGAGGTCCGGTTCCCCGACCCGTCGTGCAATACCTATCTCGCCTTCGCAGCGATGATGATGGCGGGGCTCGACGGCATCGAGAACAAGATCCATCCGGGCGATCCGCTCGACAAGGACATCTACGAGCTCGGCCCCGAGGAGCTCGCCTCGGTGCCGACCATGCCGGGCAGCCTCGAGGAAGCGCTCAGCCACCTGGAGGAGGATCACGAATACCTGCTGAAGGGCAACGTCTTCACCCAGGACGCGATCGATACCTGGATCGCCTACAAGAGGACGAGAGAGGTCGATCAGCTCAGGCTGCGGCCGCATCCCTACGAGTTCTTCCTCTACTTCGATATCTAA
- a CDS encoding P-II family nitrogen regulator produces MKKIEAIIKPFKLDEVKDALNGIGIQGMTVAEVKGFGRQKGHVELYRGAEYDIAFVPKVAIVVVVADALLDKAIATIERIAKTGKIGDGKIFVSSLEEVVRIRTGERGEAAI; encoded by the coding sequence ATGAAGAAGATAGAAGCGATCATCAAACCGTTCAAGCTCGATGAAGTGAAAGACGCCCTCAACGGCATCGGCATCCAGGGGATGACGGTGGCCGAGGTGAAGGGCTTCGGCAGGCAGAAGGGCCATGTCGAGCTCTACCGCGGCGCCGAGTACGACATCGCCTTCGTTCCCAAGGTAGCCATCGTCGTCGTCGTCGCGGACGCGCTCCTCGACAAAGCGATCGCCACGATAGAGAGAATCGCAAAGACCGGCAAAATCGGCGACGGCAAGATCTTCGTCTCGTCTCTCGAGGAGGTGGTAAGGATCCGCACGGGAGAACGCGGCGAGGCAGCGATCTAA
- a CDS encoding helix-turn-helix domain-containing protein — protein sequence MSSLRDRVKEMEKEEILAALRESDWVLAKAARMLGITERMIGYKVKKYGIRKENRPEGPDG from the coding sequence ATGAGCTCGCTGCGGGACAGAGTAAAGGAAATGGAAAAAGAGGAGATCCTCGCTGCGCTCCGGGAGAGCGACTGGGTACTGGCGAAGGCGGCCCGGATGCTCGGCATAACGGAGCGGATGATCGGCTATAAGGTCAAGAAATACGGTATCAGGAAGGAGAACCGTCCGGAAGGACCGGATGGGTAA
- the glnE gene encoding bifunctional [glutamate--ammonia ligase]-adenylyl-L-tyrosine phosphorylase/[glutamate--ammonia-ligase] adenylyltransferase — protein MSYSIPDPERASHNVETFLAENPGFAGRLQEKRNEVSLLFSCSQFLATHATRRPEALFHALDNLGMSFAVEELGRELRALLSSCASLAEGMAVVRRFRKDKFIVITLKDLLRKADLQEIMLDISTLADAIVDESLRFVETTLRQRYGDPADNAVAVIGLGKLGAQELNYSSDIDIIFVYRAEGETGGVAGMQGVTMNRITAFEYYTKLVEEMTRFLSANTEDGFAYRVDLRLRPQGQRGSLALSLRGYEEYYESWGQLWERAALLRARAVAGDAALGREFLALIEPFVFRKYLDFQAIDEIRRMKSQVEQIKPGAVSRDIKRGYGGIREIEFFMQVFQLIYGGREPLLRERSTVKTLHSLTQKGMIGYEDFQHLSENYLYLRTLEHRLQQLNDLQTQSLPAGERELDILGRKMGFSEGKAFLAALDQRRRKVRAIYDSLLEVRPDDKKQRDREGSGDNLFSRAFWDDELPLETLLDDALTAAGVRNKQRSVHYLNKIRNTIHSFQTIRGRRLLEEIVPQFVEAALKGPDPDLALLQLVDFAALIATNESYLEAVSGRREIVETLTFIFSHSEYLSRIFMSNPRYIGSLFEGEVRGKGLRQREAELLSLAERYGEATAIRLFRRLEEIRLGILFLNRDISVRTLMHGLSNNAELIMKLLLAQRGPSPGEGAAGGRSGTAAPLGVIGFGKLGGREMTFSSDLDLIFVSPGDPPEAVVRAAERLVRVVTSYTKDGSAYAVDTRLRPDGSKGPLVRSLGAMADYYRRDAQPWELQALLKGRPVSGDIYIARGVMALRHSVLLERGRDVSFADIRRMRERILKELSKESPGSYDIKLGAGGLEELEFIVQYLQLSHCRAMPFLLVQGTLPAIARLSRAGVVAPETAGKLREIYLFYRGLETVLRLRNETVLREGSGTVKTLCATLGLNEESILQALKESKEWVSGRWRELGRS, from the coding sequence ATGAGCTACTCGATCCCCGACCCCGAACGGGCCTCCCATAACGTCGAAACCTTTCTCGCCGAAAATCCCGGTTTCGCCGGGCGCCTTCAGGAAAAGAGGAACGAAGTCTCTCTTCTCTTCTCCTGCAGCCAGTTCCTTGCGACCCACGCCACCCGTCGCCCCGAGGCGCTCTTTCACGCGCTCGACAACCTCGGTATGTCCTTCGCCGTGGAGGAGCTCGGCAGGGAGCTGCGGGCCCTCTTGAGCTCCTGCGCCTCCCTTGCCGAAGGGATGGCGGTGGTGCGCCGCTTCAGAAAGGACAAATTCATCGTCATTACCCTGAAGGATCTCCTCCGGAAGGCGGACCTCCAGGAGATCATGCTCGATATAAGCACCCTCGCCGATGCCATAGTGGACGAGTCGCTCCGCTTTGTTGAGACAACGCTCCGGCAGCGCTACGGCGACCCGGCCGATAACGCGGTAGCCGTCATAGGACTCGGCAAACTGGGCGCCCAGGAGCTCAACTACAGCTCCGATATCGATATCATCTTCGTATATCGCGCAGAGGGCGAGACCGGCGGCGTTGCAGGGATGCAGGGCGTCACCATGAACCGCATCACCGCCTTCGAGTACTACACCAAGCTCGTCGAAGAGATGACGCGGTTCCTCTCCGCCAATACCGAGGACGGTTTTGCGTACCGGGTAGACCTCAGGCTGAGGCCGCAGGGACAGCGCGGCAGCCTGGCGCTTTCCCTCAGGGGGTACGAGGAGTATTACGAATCATGGGGACAGCTCTGGGAGCGGGCGGCGCTCCTGCGGGCGCGGGCGGTGGCGGGAGACGCTGCGCTCGGCAGAGAGTTCCTCGCCCTGATCGAGCCCTTCGTCTTCCGGAAGTATCTCGATTTCCAGGCCATCGACGAGATACGGCGCATGAAGTCCCAGGTCGAGCAGATCAAGCCCGGCGCTGTGAGCAGGGATATAAAACGGGGATACGGCGGCATACGGGAGATCGAATTCTTCATGCAGGTCTTCCAGCTCATCTATGGCGGCCGGGAACCGCTCCTGCGGGAGCGGAGTACGGTGAAGACGCTGCATAGCCTGACGCAGAAGGGCATGATAGGGTATGAGGACTTCCAGCACCTCTCGGAAAACTACCTCTATCTCAGGACCCTCGAGCACCGGCTCCAGCAGCTGAACGACCTCCAGACCCAGTCGCTCCCTGCCGGAGAGCGCGAGCTCGATATCCTGGGGAGGAAGATGGGGTTCAGCGAGGGAAAGGCTTTCCTCGCCGCGCTCGACCAGCGCCGGCGCAAGGTGCGGGCGATCTACGACTCCCTCCTCGAGGTCCGTCCCGATGATAAGAAGCAGCGGGACCGGGAAGGGAGCGGAGACAATCTGTTCAGCAGGGCCTTCTGGGATGACGAACTGCCTCTCGAGACGCTGCTCGACGATGCGCTCACGGCAGCGGGCGTCAGGAACAAGCAGCGGAGCGTGCACTACCTGAACAAGATCAGGAACACGATTCACTCCTTTCAGACGATACGGGGCAGGCGGCTGCTGGAAGAGATCGTTCCGCAGTTCGTCGAGGCTGCGCTCAAGGGGCCCGACCCCGATCTCGCCCTGCTGCAGTTGGTCGACTTCGCCGCGCTCATCGCTACCAACGAATCGTACCTCGAGGCAGTCAGCGGAAGACGGGAGATCGTCGAGACGCTCACCTTCATCTTCTCACACAGCGAGTACCTCTCCAGGATTTTTATGAGCAACCCCCGCTATATCGGCTCGCTCTTCGAGGGAGAGGTCCGGGGCAAGGGGCTGCGGCAGCGCGAGGCCGAGCTGCTCTCGCTCGCCGAGCGGTACGGCGAAGCGACGGCGATACGCCTCTTCAGAAGGCTCGAGGAGATACGCCTCGGCATCCTCTTCCTCAACAGGGATATAAGTGTCCGGACGCTCATGCACGGGCTGAGCAACAACGCCGAGCTGATCATGAAGCTCCTGCTTGCGCAGCGGGGCCCTTCCCCCGGGGAGGGAGCGGCGGGGGGGCGGAGCGGTACGGCGGCCCCTCTGGGGGTTATCGGGTTCGGCAAGCTGGGCGGCAGAGAGATGACCTTCAGTTCCGACCTCGACCTCATCTTCGTCTCCCCCGGTGACCCGCCTGAAGCGGTGGTCCGCGCTGCCGAGCGGCTGGTGCGGGTCGTGACCTCCTATACGAAGGACGGGAGCGCTTATGCGGTCGATACGCGTCTCAGGCCGGACGGCAGCAAGGGTCCCCTCGTGAGATCCCTCGGGGCAATGGCGGATTATTATCGACGGGATGCACAGCCGTGGGAGCTTCAGGCCCTGCTAAAGGGGAGGCCCGTTTCCGGCGATATATATATAGCCAGGGGGGTCATGGCATTGAGGCATTCCGTCTTGCTGGAGAGAGGAAGGGACGTATCGTTTGCAGATATCAGGAGAATGAGAGAGCGCATTCTCAAGGAGCTCTCGAAGGAGTCCCCCGGCAGCTACGACATCAAGCTCGGCGCGGGCGGTCTTGAAGAACTGGAGTTCATCGTTCAATATCTGCAGCTCAGCCATTGCAGGGCCATGCCCTTCCTCCTCGTCCAGGGAACGCTCCCGGCCATTGCGCGCCTGAGCAGGGCCGGCGTGGTGGCCCCCGAGACTGCGGGAAAACTCAGAGAGATATATCTCTTCTATCGCGGGCTCGAGACCGTTCTGCGGCTGCGGAACGAGACGGTCCTGCGAGAGGGGAGCGGCACCGTGAAGACGCTATGCGCTACGCTGGGGCTGAATGAGGAGAGCATCCTGCAGGCGCTCAAGGAGAGCAAGGAATGGGTGTCCGGGCGGTGGAGGGAGCTCGGCCGTTCATGA
- a CDS encoding HAMP domain-containing methyl-accepting chemotaxis protein, protein MKLAEWTIARKLNISVGLIVLVVVLTTGFSLYVIKEMREFRDDIAGHRAIQKETAIGKDLQLEVANVWQFITDASLTKDKKVIDEEAKPALDAAYKHIDALITMNRDDPEHLKRLEALKDDLPTMWETGNRMFNAYLADWAKGNGVMDEYDKICDKVIRDVAAVINKNESDSERAVKEMVQMTTAAMGTTTMAALVIGGTGGLLALFMLIMKRSIAKPLSDLTGKVNDMANGDLRTAIEYHSKDEIGVLSRDMNKMIQSFNTIINSILTGANNVVAIVDVLRSRAEKTAGSAKDQSGQASQIAAAAEEMSQTITDIAKNASAASETSSEAMQTAARGKEIADGAVSTVNKVYTSTVELAAVVEKLNSRAGEIGDIVTVIKDIADQTNLLALNAAIEAARAGEQGRGFAVVADEVRKLAERTIKATAEISDKIEAVQKESEQTAKSMGEASEGVAHITEYVREAGDSLNSIVGAVQKVRDQITQIATAVDEQSAASEEVAGSIEKTSALSKEMERMSDDVMHEVNGLATIAGELRNATAGFKTKGS, encoded by the coding sequence ATGAAACTTGCAGAGTGGACGATTGCCAGGAAGCTGAATATCTCGGTCGGCTTAATCGTATTGGTAGTGGTACTCACTACGGGGTTCTCTCTGTATGTGATTAAGGAGATGCGGGAGTTCCGGGATGATATTGCGGGGCATAGGGCCATTCAGAAAGAGACTGCAATAGGTAAGGATTTGCAGCTCGAGGTTGCAAATGTCTGGCAGTTTATCACCGATGCCTCATTGACCAAAGATAAGAAGGTTATTGATGAGGAGGCAAAGCCTGCCCTGGATGCCGCATACAAACATATTGACGCACTCATAACTATGAATAGGGATGATCCGGAGCACCTCAAAAGGCTTGAGGCGCTGAAAGACGATTTGCCCACAATGTGGGAGACCGGCAACAGGATGTTCAATGCATATCTTGCAGACTGGGCAAAAGGCAATGGAGTCATGGACGAGTACGATAAGATTTGTGATAAGGTCATCAGGGATGTGGCGGCGGTGATTAATAAAAATGAGAGCGACAGCGAGAGGGCGGTTAAGGAGATGGTGCAGATGACCACGGCTGCAATGGGGACCACCACGATGGCCGCTCTGGTGATAGGGGGTACGGGGGGGCTCCTCGCACTCTTCATGCTGATAATGAAGCGTTCTATAGCGAAACCGCTCTCTGACCTGACCGGAAAGGTCAATGATATGGCCAACGGAGATCTGAGAACGGCTATAGAGTACCACAGCAAGGACGAGATAGGCGTGCTCTCCCGGGATATGAATAAGATGATCCAGTCCTTCAACACGATTATCAACAGCATACTCACCGGCGCAAACAACGTGGTAGCCATTGTAGATGTCCTGAGGTCGAGGGCAGAGAAGACCGCAGGGAGTGCAAAAGACCAGTCGGGCCAGGCGAGCCAGATTGCCGCGGCGGCAGAGGAGATGAGCCAGACTATTACCGATATCGCCAAGAATGCATCGGCAGCATCGGAGACCTCCTCCGAGGCGATGCAGACCGCGGCGAGAGGCAAAGAGATAGCAGACGGCGCGGTGAGCACGGTAAACAAGGTCTACACCTCCACGGTAGAGCTCGCCGCAGTGGTAGAGAAATTGAACAGCAGGGCGGGTGAGATCGGGGATATAGTCACCGTGATCAAGGATATTGCGGACCAGACCAACCTGCTGGCATTGAATGCCGCCATAGAGGCTGCCAGGGCAGGGGAGCAGGGCAGGGGGTTTGCCGTCGTCGCCGATGAGGTGCGCAAGCTCGCCGAGCGGACGATCAAAGCTACCGCAGAGATATCCGATAAGATAGAGGCGGTGCAGAAAGAATCGGAGCAGACCGCGAAATCCATGGGCGAGGCGTCAGAGGGTGTTGCTCACATAACTGAGTATGTTAGGGAGGCAGGTGACTCTCTGAACAGTATCGTAGGAGCGGTGCAGAAGGTCCGCGACCAGATCACCCAGATCGCCACCGCAGTGGACGAGCAATCGGCGGCATCGGAAGAGGTGGCCGGCAGTATAGAGAAGACCTCGGCTCTCTCAAAGGAGATGGAGAGGATGTCCGATGATGTCATGCACGAGGTCAACGGTCTCGCCACGATCGCCGGGGAGCTGAGAAACGCCACTGCGGGATTCAAGACCAAAGGAAGTTGA
- a CDS encoding P-II family nitrogen regulator produces MKKIEAIIKPFKLDEVKDALNELGIQGMTVTEVKGFGRQKGHTELYRGAEYVVDFIPKIKIEVVTSDELTPKVVSSIEKSAKTGKIGDGKIFVYTIEDVVRIRTGERGESAV; encoded by the coding sequence ATGAAAAAAATAGAAGCGATCATCAAGCCCTTCAAGCTCGATGAGGTGAAGGACGCCCTGAACGAGCTCGGCATCCAGGGCATGACCGTGACCGAGGTGAAGGGCTTCGGGAGGCAGAAGGGGCATACGGAGCTCTATAGAGGAGCGGAATATGTCGTCGATTTCATCCCCAAGATAAAGATCGAGGTCGTCACTTCCGACGAGCTGACGCCTAAAGTGGTGAGCTCCATCGAGAAGTCCGCGAAGACCGGCAAGATCGGCGACGGCAAGATCTTCGTCTACACCATCGAGGATGTCGTCCGGATACGAACCGGCGAGCGCGGAGAATCGGCAGTCTGA